Proteins from one Candidatus Methylomirabilota bacterium genomic window:
- the pal gene encoding peptidoglycan-associated lipoprotein Pal has product MAAAGTTLPALPAPGEYVENPALTEIHFDFDRYDLRPQDKAGLARNAEWLKAHGGALLLIEGHADERGTNEYNLALGERRAKAARDYLASLGIVGSRVTIISYGEERPLCTERDESCWAKNRRAHFLVKP; this is encoded by the coding sequence ATGGCGGCCGCGGGCACCACTCTACCGGCTCTGCCCGCGCCCGGGGAGTACGTCGAGAATCCGGCCCTGACGGAGATTCACTTCGATTTCGACCGGTACGACCTTCGGCCGCAGGACAAGGCAGGGCTGGCCAGGAACGCGGAGTGGCTCAAAGCGCACGGCGGGGCGCTACTCCTGATCGAAGGGCATGCCGACGAGCGCGGCACGAACGAGTACAACCTCGCGCTGGGCGAACGCCGGGCAAAGGCCGCCCGCGACTACCTCGCCAGTCTCGGCATCGTCGGCAGCCGGGTCACTATCATCAGTTACGGAGAGGAGCGGCCCCTGTGTACCGAGCGTGACGAGAGCTGCTGGGCCAAGAACCGGCGCGCGCACTTTCTCGTCAAACCGTGA
- a CDS encoding endonuclease MutS2, giving the protein MTPGDVLGWEAFRAFLARFAVTPLGRERALVLAPSDTLTVIQAALQETGETRAALTCEGDPPWDGVSDIRPALAEAAPDGAALEGAALVALGRTLAAAERLHDYGRRVAHVAPTISERCRRVPACPDLAAALAHDLDAEGRLLDRASPRLRTIRRQIATLRAELQARLEGLLDRPTVAPALQERYITVRNGRYVLPVRGDARRAIRGIVHDRSGSGATLFIEPEEVIELNNQLTQRGLEERDEEARLLRELTRRVCRHLGELDLTVEGLATVDLAFARAGLAERLGATAPEVQDGGDLDLRGARHPLLVLQQWEGGSPVVPVDVRVPAERPGLLITGPNAGGKTVALETAGLLVLMAQAGCHLPVEPGSRLPLCDRVFAVIGDDQSLAQNLSTFSSFVRQLRDILDAATSRSLVLLDELGAGTDPAEGAALGAALVEALLDRGARVIATTHLEPLKVFAQLEPRLENASVAFDAERLAPTFRLEYGRPGPSYALTIGERLGLPSTVIARSRAHLSEASRRIETLLADLATREREAETRVADAARREAEAAAALDHARRALAQAEAEAAGVRRSAHAEARALLGDARRRVGQELDRLKTEEATRRRAQEAYHRLRSAEAELPAPPTEPAEASRVDAEPGEVRLRGLGLRGRIVAEDAGLVTVQAGSLTVRVPRSEVESAPAARGRARTPAISVPERHDVPRELHLLGWTTDEARVAVEKFLDDAVLAGHDTVRVVHGKGTGALKRAVEACLRAHPLVSAFRAGRPGEGGAGATVVELVEGRRD; this is encoded by the coding sequence TTGACCCCCGGGGACGTTCTCGGCTGGGAGGCATTTCGCGCGTTTCTGGCCCGCTTCGCTGTGACCCCCCTCGGGCGCGAGCGCGCGCTGGTGCTCGCGCCGAGTGACACGCTGACGGTCATCCAGGCCGCCCTTCAGGAAACCGGAGAGACGCGAGCCGCCCTCACCTGCGAGGGCGACCCTCCGTGGGACGGGGTGAGCGACATCCGGCCCGCGCTGGCCGAGGCGGCTCCCGACGGCGCCGCGCTCGAGGGCGCCGCGCTCGTCGCCCTCGGACGGACCCTCGCCGCCGCCGAGCGCCTCCATGACTACGGCCGGCGTGTCGCCCACGTCGCCCCGACCATCAGTGAGCGGTGCCGGCGGGTTCCGGCCTGTCCCGACCTGGCGGCCGCGCTCGCCCACGACCTCGATGCCGAGGGCCGTCTGCTCGACCGCGCCAGCCCGCGGCTGCGGACCATCCGGCGCCAGATCGCCACGCTCCGGGCCGAGCTCCAGGCCCGGCTCGAAGGGCTCCTCGATCGGCCGACCGTGGCCCCGGCGCTCCAGGAGCGGTACATCACCGTCCGCAACGGCCGGTACGTGCTGCCGGTCCGCGGTGACGCCCGGCGAGCGATCCGCGGCATCGTCCACGATCGCTCCGGGAGCGGGGCGACCCTCTTCATCGAGCCCGAGGAGGTCATCGAGCTGAACAACCAGCTCACCCAGCGCGGCCTCGAGGAGCGCGACGAGGAGGCGCGGCTCCTGCGCGAGCTCACGCGTCGGGTGTGCCGCCACCTCGGTGAGCTCGACCTGACCGTCGAGGGGCTCGCCACGGTCGACCTCGCGTTCGCGCGGGCGGGTCTCGCCGAGCGGCTCGGCGCCACCGCGCCCGAGGTCCAGGACGGCGGCGACCTCGACCTGCGGGGGGCCCGGCATCCCCTGCTCGTCCTGCAGCAGTGGGAGGGGGGCAGCCCGGTCGTGCCCGTGGACGTTCGAGTGCCGGCCGAGCGTCCCGGCCTCCTCATCACCGGACCCAACGCCGGCGGCAAGACAGTGGCCCTGGAGACGGCCGGGCTCCTCGTCCTGATGGCCCAGGCGGGGTGTCACCTGCCGGTCGAGCCAGGCAGCCGCCTCCCGCTCTGCGATCGGGTCTTCGCGGTGATCGGGGACGACCAAAGCCTTGCCCAGAACCTCTCGACCTTTTCCTCCTTCGTGCGCCAGCTGCGCGACATCCTCGATGCCGCCACCTCCCGCTCGCTCGTGCTGCTCGACGAGCTGGGGGCGGGCACCGATCCCGCCGAGGGCGCGGCGCTCGGGGCGGCCCTCGTCGAGGCACTCCTCGACCGGGGCGCCCGCGTGATCGCCACCACTCACCTGGAGCCGTTGAAGGTCTTCGCCCAGCTGGAGCCTCGTCTCGAGAACGCCAGCGTCGCCTTCGACGCCGAGCGGCTCGCGCCGACCTTCCGCCTCGAGTACGGGCGTCCCGGGCCGAGCTACGCGCTGACCATCGGCGAGCGGCTGGGCCTGCCGTCGACTGTCATCGCGCGCTCGCGCGCGCACCTCTCGGAGGCCAGCCGGCGCATCGAGACGCTCCTGGCCGACCTCGCGACACGCGAGCGCGAGGCCGAGACCCGGGTGGCCGATGCCGCGCGCCGCGAGGCCGAGGCGGCCGCGGCTCTCGACCACGCCCGGCGCGCCCTGGCCCAGGCCGAAGCGGAGGCAGCCGGCGTGCGCCGGAGCGCTCACGCCGAGGCGCGCGCCCTGCTCGGCGATGCGCGCCGACGCGTGGGGCAAGAGCTCGACCGGCTGAAGACCGAGGAGGCCACGCGGCGGCGGGCGCAGGAAGCCTACCATCGCCTCCGCAGCGCCGAGGCCGAGCTGCCGGCGCCGCCGACCGAGCCCGCGGAGGCCTCGCGGGTCGACGCCGAGCCGGGCGAGGTCCGCCTGCGGGGCCTCGGGCTCCGGGGCCGCATCGTCGCCGAAGACGCCGGCCTCGTCACGGTGCAAGCCGGGAGCCTCACCGTCCGGGTGCCGCGGAGCGAGGTCGAGTCGGCGCCGGCCGCCCGGGGCCGCGCCCGGACACCCGCCATCTCGGTGCCCGAGCGGCACGACGTGCCTCGCGAGCTCCACCTGCTCGGGTGGACCACCGACGAGGCGCGCGTCGCCGTCGAGAAGTTCCTGGACGACGCGGTCCTGGCCGGCCACGACACGGTGCGCGTCGTCCATGGCAAGGGGACGGGGGCGCTCAAGCGCGCCGTCGAGGCGTGCCTGCGCGCGCATCCCCTGGTCAGCGCCTTCCGGGCGGGCAGGCCCGGGGAGGGCGGGGCCGGCGCCACGGTGGTCGAGCTGGTGGAAGGTCGGCGCGACTGA
- the rpoD gene encoding RNA polymerase sigma factor RpoD has protein sequence MSDDPKLEELDKLISMGKQKGYVTYDEVNDALPSDLVSLDQLDDIMMMFGAMDIEVVDSAKAARIPAEIEDAIDEREEPAASESGEPIDLTPGPIGRTEDPVRMYLREMGRVSLLTREGEIALAKRIEEGKEEVTRAVMGTNLAKREFQALREGLRKGRIAVRDIVDSSDEDFVEEKEDELVRDVLAGLALVDRLVRETQALYRERKKHGPRHTRRQKVELAVRTKEERIFSTLREIGLNSGVIERLAQRLKQMVAKVQKAEREIGLWGDPEKGKPDEFHAFFASLDDAEDFDLLNTPADRRLAPRERWKRYAVRKIKRVESDGEAKVDELKRIVRVIRGGEEKAAQAKKEMVEANLRLVISIAKKYTNRGLQFLDLIQEGNIGLMKAVDKFEYRRGYKFSTYATWWIRQAITRAIADQARTIRIPVHMIETINKLIRTSRQLVQELGREPTPEEIAVKMDVPVEKVRKVLKIAQEPISLETPIGEEEDSHLGDFIEDKQVVSPVESIIGLSLREQTNKVLATLTPREEKVLRLRFGLTDGCEHTLEEVGQDFAVTRERIRQIEAKALRKLRHPSRSKKLRSFLES, from the coding sequence ATGAGTGACGACCCCAAGCTCGAAGAGCTGGACAAGCTGATCTCCATGGGTAAGCAGAAAGGGTACGTCACCTACGACGAGGTGAACGATGCCCTTCCCTCGGACCTGGTCTCCCTGGACCAGCTCGACGACATCATGATGATGTTCGGCGCCATGGACATCGAAGTGGTGGACTCCGCCAAGGCCGCGCGGATCCCCGCCGAGATCGAGGACGCCATCGACGAGCGGGAAGAGCCCGCGGCCAGTGAGAGCGGGGAGCCCATCGATCTCACGCCCGGGCCCATCGGGCGCACCGAGGACCCGGTCCGCATGTACCTCCGCGAGATGGGGCGCGTCTCCCTCCTCACGCGCGAGGGCGAGATCGCGCTCGCCAAGCGGATCGAGGAGGGCAAGGAAGAGGTCACCCGCGCCGTCATGGGGACGAACCTCGCCAAGCGCGAGTTCCAGGCGCTGCGGGAGGGCCTCCGGAAGGGCCGCATCGCGGTGCGGGACATCGTCGACAGCTCCGACGAGGACTTCGTGGAGGAGAAGGAGGACGAGCTGGTCCGTGACGTGCTGGCCGGCCTCGCCCTCGTCGACCGGCTGGTGCGCGAGACGCAGGCGCTCTACCGCGAGCGGAAGAAGCACGGCCCTCGCCACACGAGGCGCCAGAAGGTGGAGCTCGCCGTCCGGACCAAGGAAGAGCGGATCTTCTCCACCCTGCGGGAGATCGGCCTCAACTCCGGCGTCATCGAGCGGCTGGCCCAGCGTCTCAAGCAGATGGTGGCCAAGGTTCAGAAGGCCGAGCGAGAGATCGGACTCTGGGGCGATCCGGAGAAGGGGAAGCCGGACGAGTTCCACGCCTTTTTCGCCTCGCTCGACGACGCCGAGGACTTCGACCTCCTGAACACCCCGGCCGACCGCCGGCTGGCCCCCCGCGAGCGGTGGAAGCGGTACGCGGTGCGGAAGATCAAACGGGTCGAGTCGGACGGCGAGGCCAAGGTGGACGAGCTCAAGCGCATCGTCCGGGTGATCCGGGGCGGCGAGGAGAAGGCGGCCCAGGCCAAGAAGGAGATGGTGGAGGCCAACCTGCGGCTGGTGATCTCCATCGCCAAGAAGTACACCAACCGCGGGCTCCAGTTCCTCGACCTCATCCAGGAAGGGAACATCGGCCTCATGAAGGCCGTGGACAAGTTCGAGTACCGCCGTGGGTACAAGTTCTCGACCTACGCCACCTGGTGGATCCGCCAGGCCATCACCCGGGCCATCGCCGATCAGGCCCGGACGATCCGGATTCCCGTGCACATGATCGAGACGATCAACAAGCTCATCCGGACCTCCCGGCAGCTCGTCCAGGAGCTGGGCCGCGAGCCGACCCCCGAGGAGATCGCCGTCAAGATGGACGTGCCCGTGGAGAAGGTGCGCAAGGTCCTCAAGATCGCCCAGGAGCCGATCAGCCTGGAAACGCCCATCGGCGAGGAGGAGGACAGCCACCTGGGCGACTTCATCGAGGACAAGCAGGTCGTCTCGCCGGTGGAGTCCATCATCGGGCTCTCCCTTCGGGAGCAGACGAACAAGGTCCTGGCGACGCTGACGCCGCGCGAGGAGAAGGTCCTCCGGCTGCGCTTCGGCCTCACCGACGGGTGCGAGCACACGCTGGAGGAGGTCGGACAGGACTTCGCGGTGACCCGCGAGCGGATCCGCCAGATCGAGGCCAAGGCCCTCCGCAAGCTGCGCCACCCGTCGCGGTCGAAGAAGCTCAGGAGCTTCCTGGAATCGTGA
- a CDS encoding C4-type zinc ribbon domain-containing protein: protein MNLDLQRLHDLQTLDTRISGLERRLEAIPVRVKAIREAYERAKSTVESLRAKLDVGRKEIRAKEKELDYQASQRAKCEARLYEVKTNKEYSAVLAEIESLKVEKGRIEEEVLALMEAQERMTREIGEAEARLRREEEESKRQEAAATEELRALETDLAGVRAERESLARDVTRDLLQHYMRLLRGRGGLAVAIVGQNGMCSGCRISLTPQRFNEVRQSSQILPCESCGRILYYQP, encoded by the coding sequence ATGAATCTCGATCTTCAGCGGCTTCACGACCTGCAGACCCTCGACACCCGCATCAGCGGTCTCGAGCGGAGGCTCGAGGCGATCCCGGTCCGCGTCAAGGCCATCCGAGAGGCCTACGAGCGGGCGAAGTCGACCGTCGAGTCCCTGCGGGCCAAGCTCGATGTCGGGCGCAAGGAAATCCGCGCCAAGGAGAAGGAGCTGGACTACCAGGCCAGCCAGCGGGCCAAGTGCGAGGCGAGGCTCTACGAGGTCAAGACCAACAAGGAGTACTCGGCCGTCCTCGCCGAGATCGAGTCGCTGAAGGTCGAGAAGGGGCGCATCGAGGAAGAGGTCCTGGCCCTCATGGAGGCCCAGGAGCGCATGACCCGCGAGATCGGCGAGGCCGAGGCGCGCCTCCGGCGGGAAGAGGAGGAGTCCAAGCGCCAGGAGGCCGCCGCCACCGAAGAGCTCCGGGCGCTGGAGACCGATCTGGCTGGCGTCCGCGCGGAGCGCGAGTCCCTCGCCCGCGACGTCACCCGAGACCTCCTTCAGCACTACATGCGCCTCCTGCGGGGGCGCGGGGGGCTGGCCGTGGCCATCGTCGGCCAGAACGGTATGTGCTCGGGATGCCGGATCTCCCTGACTCCTCAGCGCTTCAACGAGGTCCGCCAGTCGAGCCAGATCCTCCCCTGCGAGTCCTGCGGGCGAATCCTCTACTACCAGCCCTGA
- the dnaG gene encoding DNA primase, translated as MMVPSDVLDDIRTRVDLVDLIGSYVPLKRAGERWKGLCPFHQEKTPSFTVNPKLGIFHCFGCHAGGDAFEFLKRHDRLEFPEAVRLLAERTGVALPSRAEPGARAETGAREALYRLVEWTAHRYETWLWDRDDAQRARGYLAERGIALEVARTFRLGYAPEGWDHLLSAARAEGFGADALVGAGLVLVRQTGSGHYDRFRGRLIFPIADSQGRVIAFGGRALGGEEPKYLNSPETPLYQKGQTLYALHLARERMAVSRRALLVEGYIDCLMAHQHGFGETVAVLGTALTPHHLGLLRRYADEVVLFFDADRAGIDAARRAEELLEHSADPHWWALDRKPNTLAKSGLRLKVATLSAGHDPDTFLRQEGREAFEARCAAARNLLLFAIDRIFAEEDTTSPRGKTTGVARIALLLSKVQDADEAIELGREAARRLGIDPSDLWNQAQRLGAAVRRPVPPAAPGAPPAPPGSFERDLVQLLVQVPEARTELAPLANPQDLAHAALRAILVGLEAHPDASPAALVQQLPGEPERALLSRLLVEERTWPDPVATLIDDLRRRLERRRHLRRIREISQAIAQVQAAGGTGVEDLQLALQGEARRVRELSTDPSAPKSQFREDVRP; from the coding sequence ATGATGGTGCCGTCCGATGTGCTCGATGACATCCGGACCCGCGTCGACCTCGTGGACCTCATCGGGAGCTACGTGCCCCTCAAGCGGGCCGGCGAGCGCTGGAAGGGCCTGTGTCCCTTCCATCAGGAGAAGACGCCCTCGTTCACGGTCAACCCGAAGCTCGGCATCTTCCACTGCTTCGGCTGTCACGCCGGCGGGGACGCCTTCGAGTTCCTCAAGCGGCACGACCGGCTCGAGTTCCCCGAGGCCGTGCGGCTCCTCGCCGAGCGGACCGGGGTCGCGCTCCCATCGCGCGCGGAGCCGGGGGCGCGGGCCGAGACAGGCGCCCGCGAAGCGCTCTATCGCCTGGTGGAGTGGACCGCGCACCGATACGAGACGTGGCTCTGGGACAGGGACGACGCCCAGCGGGCGCGGGGGTATCTGGCCGAGCGCGGCATCGCCCTCGAGGTGGCGCGCACGTTTCGGCTCGGCTACGCCCCCGAGGGGTGGGACCACCTCCTCTCGGCGGCGCGCGCCGAGGGGTTCGGCGCCGACGCGCTGGTGGGAGCCGGGCTCGTCCTGGTTCGCCAGACCGGGAGCGGTCACTACGACCGGTTCCGTGGCCGGCTCATCTTCCCCATCGCCGACAGCCAGGGGCGCGTGATCGCCTTCGGCGGCCGCGCTCTCGGCGGCGAAGAGCCGAAGTATCTCAACTCCCCCGAGACCCCCCTCTACCAGAAGGGTCAGACCCTCTACGCGCTCCATCTCGCGCGGGAGCGGATGGCGGTCTCCCGGCGCGCGCTCCTGGTCGAAGGCTACATCGACTGCCTGATGGCGCACCAGCACGGCTTCGGGGAGACCGTCGCGGTCCTCGGGACGGCGCTGACGCCCCACCACCTCGGCCTCCTCCGGCGGTACGCGGACGAGGTCGTGCTCTTCTTCGACGCCGACCGGGCCGGCATCGACGCCGCCCGCCGGGCCGAAGAGCTCCTGGAGCACTCGGCCGACCCTCACTGGTGGGCGCTCGACCGGAAGCCGAACACGCTGGCCAAGAGCGGGCTCCGCCTCAAGGTGGCGACGCTCAGCGCCGGGCACGATCCCGACACCTTCCTGCGGCAGGAGGGGCGGGAGGCCTTCGAGGCGCGGTGCGCGGCGGCCCGCAACCTCCTCCTGTTCGCGATCGACCGGATCTTCGCGGAGGAAGACACCACCAGCCCGCGGGGCAAGACGACGGGGGTGGCGCGGATCGCGCTCCTGCTCTCCAAAGTCCAGGACGCCGACGAGGCGATCGAGCTCGGTCGCGAGGCCGCCCGCCGCCTCGGCATCGACCCGAGCGACCTGTGGAACCAGGCCCAGCGCCTCGGGGCGGCGGTGCGACGTCCGGTCCCGCCGGCCGCTCCCGGGGCGCCCCCGGCTCCGCCCGGCTCGTTCGAGCGCGATCTGGTCCAGCTGCTGGTGCAGGTTCCGGAGGCGCGCACGGAGCTGGCCCCCCTGGCCAATCCGCAGGACCTCGCCCACGCCGCGCTCCGCGCGATCCTGGTCGGCCTCGAGGCCCATCCGGACGCCAGTCCGGCGGCCCTGGTGCAACAGCTGCCGGGCGAGCCCGAGCGCGCGCTCCTGTCCCGGTTGCTGGTCGAGGAGCGGACCTGGCCCGATCCCGTGGCGACCCTCATCGACGACTTGCGGCGACGCCTGGAGCGTCGCCGTCATCTGCGTCGCATCCGCGAGATCAGTCAAGCCATCGCCCAGGTCCAGGCTGCCGGTGGCACCGGAGTGGAGGACCTGCAGCTGGCCCTCCAGGGCGAGGCGCGGCGGGTCCGCGAGCTCTCGACCGACCCCAGTGCGCCGAAATCCCAATTCAGGGAGGATGTTCGTCCATGA
- a CDS encoding extracellular solute-binding protein has product MAQGSMSRRTVLKLGATVAAATHLLPPRKSFAAREQKLIFWMQPLFNKDADEIMLGQVREYARQAGLKDNELQILTVPGGEVAKRMAAALEVGAPPDVTRFNEEDLARLISQKQLLPITDVVKDMGKVAGGVNANVLPIAEESGQYYGAPFGLNPQAGHARMDAFEKAGYTDFPDTWEKFIEAGQKITKPPFYAYGMALGLTPSDSLADVMSVVWPYGGALVDKESRPAFNSPGTVQAFRLIDDMYNKHKIIPRGTLSWDNSGNNKAYESGQVAYVLNPPSIYSSLLNNKSPFLEKTGLFPAPGGPAGRFKNGYTDYWAAFKLSPYPEIAKGLIRHLIEPKNYSKLIFGAGGRYLPVYPEMTKDPFWKSRPAFRGLIDIALGTITTYWPGKVNVALGEIVNQSIVVKWLQKVLVDRIDAAEAVGKCQEEMVAIYRRYGLPA; this is encoded by the coding sequence ATGGCACAGGGATCGATGTCGCGCCGGACCGTGCTGAAGCTGGGGGCCACCGTGGCGGCCGCCACTCACCTGCTTCCGCCGCGGAAGAGCTTCGCGGCCCGGGAGCAGAAGCTCATCTTCTGGATGCAGCCGCTGTTCAACAAGGACGCCGACGAGATCATGCTGGGCCAGGTGCGGGAGTACGCCCGGCAGGCCGGCCTGAAGGACAACGAGCTGCAGATCCTCACGGTACCCGGGGGCGAGGTCGCCAAGCGCATGGCCGCCGCCCTCGAGGTGGGCGCCCCACCCGACGTCACGCGATTCAACGAGGAGGACCTGGCCCGGCTGATCAGCCAGAAGCAGCTCCTGCCGATCACCGACGTCGTGAAGGACATGGGCAAGGTGGCGGGCGGCGTCAACGCGAACGTCCTGCCCATCGCGGAAGAGAGCGGGCAATACTACGGGGCCCCGTTCGGCCTGAACCCCCAGGCGGGCCACGCCCGGATGGACGCCTTCGAGAAAGCCGGCTACACCGACTTTCCCGACACCTGGGAGAAATTCATCGAGGCGGGACAGAAGATCACCAAGCCGCCGTTCTACGCCTACGGGATGGCCCTCGGCCTGACGCCGTCCGACAGCCTGGCCGACGTCATGTCGGTGGTCTGGCCCTATGGCGGCGCGCTGGTCGACAAGGAGAGCCGGCCGGCGTTCAACTCGCCGGGCACCGTGCAGGCCTTCCGGCTGATCGACGACATGTACAACAAGCACAAGATCATCCCGCGAGGAACCCTGAGCTGGGACAATTCCGGCAACAACAAGGCCTACGAGTCCGGCCAGGTCGCCTACGTGCTCAACCCACCGAGCATCTACTCGAGCCTGCTCAACAACAAGAGCCCGTTCCTGGAAAAGACCGGATTGTTCCCGGCCCCCGGGGGCCCGGCCGGGCGGTTCAAGAACGGGTACACGGACTACTGGGCCGCCTTCAAGCTCTCGCCCTATCCGGAGATCGCCAAGGGCCTGATCCGCCACCTGATCGAGCCGAAGAACTACAGCAAGCTGATCTTCGGAGCGGGCGGCCGCTACCTGCCCGTCTACCCGGAGATGACGAAGGACCCGTTCTGGAAGTCGCGCCCGGCCTTCAGGGGCCTGATCGACATCGCGCTGGGGACGATCACCACGTACTGGCCGGGGAAGGTCAACGTCGCCCTGGGCGAGATCGTCAACCAGTCGATCGTCGTCAAGTGGCTCCAGAAGGTGCTGGTCGATCGCATCGACGCGGCCGAGGCGGTCGGCAAGTGCCAGGAGGAGATGGTCGCCATCTACCGGCGGTACGGTCTCCCGGCGTGA
- a CDS encoding sugar ABC transporter permease, whose amino-acid sequence MRRPGTTAPTADAAARRPALAWPRPSAWERLTHSEVALAYAFVLPTVLILGSVVVYPFLSALWISLQSKVAGLPGRFVGLANYAELARDPNFARIFCNTLFYTFFAVVLKFLIGLVTALVLAEKRPFNALYRTILFVPWAIPTVLASLNWLWVYDEFNGLLNVVLVRLGLLTEPVAWLAEPRLAMWAVIAVVVWNGTPFYTMHFLAGLQAIPKELYEAAEVDGATILQRFRHITIPSMKNVFMVTVMLSSVFTSTSLVAVHILTNGAPAFRTDIVPNFSYNFAIVSGRLGIGSAVNIVFFPVLVSVVVLLSRRLLRRSP is encoded by the coding sequence ATGCGCCGCCCCGGCACCACGGCGCCCACCGCCGACGCCGCCGCTCGCCGTCCCGCGCTGGCCTGGCCGCGACCCTCGGCGTGGGAGCGGCTCACGCACAGCGAGGTGGCGCTGGCCTACGCCTTCGTCCTGCCCACCGTCCTCATCCTCGGCAGCGTCGTCGTCTACCCATTCCTCTCCGCCCTCTGGATCAGCCTCCAGTCCAAGGTCGCCGGCCTGCCCGGCCGGTTCGTGGGGCTGGCCAACTACGCGGAGCTGGCTCGCGACCCGAACTTCGCCCGGATCTTCTGCAACACGCTCTTCTACACCTTCTTCGCGGTCGTCCTGAAGTTCCTCATCGGCCTGGTGACCGCCCTCGTCCTCGCCGAGAAACGCCCCTTCAACGCCCTTTATCGCACCATTCTGTTCGTGCCCTGGGCGATCCCGACGGTGCTGGCCTCGCTGAACTGGTTGTGGGTCTACGACGAGTTCAACGGGCTCCTCAACGTCGTCCTCGTCCGCCTGGGACTCCTCACCGAGCCGGTGGCCTGGCTGGCCGAGCCGCGGCTGGCCATGTGGGCCGTCATCGCGGTCGTGGTCTGGAACGGGACGCCCTTCTACACGATGCACTTCCTGGCCGGGCTCCAGGCCATTCCCAAGGAGCTCTACGAGGCGGCCGAGGTGGACGGCGCGACCATCCTCCAGCGCTTTCGCCACATCACGATCCCGTCCATGAAGAACGTCTTCATGGTCACCGTCATGCTGTCCAGCGTCTTCACCTCCACCAGCCTGGTGGCCGTCCACATCCTGACCAACGGCGCCCCGGCCTTCCGCACCGACATCGTCCCCAACTTCTCCTACAACTTCGCCATCGTCAGCGGCCGGCTCGGGATCGGGTCGGCGGTGAACATCGTCTTCTTCCCGGTGCTCGTGTCGGTCGTGGTCCTGCTGAGTCGCCGCCTGCTCCGGCGGAGCCCATGA
- a CDS encoding carbohydrate ABC transporter permease: MIATGSRRPSWSRSRTLTGRLTSGLAYVVLAALIVWTLGPLYWMVTTSFKIPNEIYGAGLSLWPQEPTLENFALLFRKTPYLLYFRNSLVVSSATTLLSLLFASLGAYALTRLRFPGRTVLAQGLVYTYLMPTSMLFIPLLSILMTLGLQDTRTGLVWVYLGFTVPFCTWLLMGYFMSVPIELEEAGLVDGCSRLGVLFRIVFPVTLPALAVVAFFSFTLSWNEYLYASVFVSNVNVRTIPTGIPSFIVEDVFFWGPMMASTLLSAIPPLVVYFVFQRLLIAGLTTGAIKA; this comes from the coding sequence ATGATTGCCACCGGGTCCCGGCGCCCCTCGTGGTCGCGGAGCCGGACGCTCACCGGCCGGCTGACCTCCGGGCTCGCCTACGTGGTCCTGGCGGCGCTCATCGTCTGGACGCTCGGACCGCTCTACTGGATGGTGACGACCTCGTTCAAGATCCCCAACGAGATCTACGGGGCGGGTCTGTCGCTCTGGCCCCAGGAGCCGACCCTGGAGAATTTCGCGCTCCTCTTCCGGAAAACGCCGTACCTGCTCTACTTCCGCAACAGCCTGGTCGTCTCGTCGGCGACGACCCTGCTCTCCCTGCTGTTCGCGTCGCTCGGCGCCTACGCCCTCACGCGCCTTCGGTTTCCCGGGCGGACCGTCCTCGCCCAGGGCCTCGTCTACACGTACCTGATGCCGACCTCGATGCTGTTCATCCCCCTCTTGAGCATCCTGATGACGCTCGGGCTGCAGGACACCCGGACCGGCCTGGTGTGGGTCTACCTGGGCTTTACCGTGCCCTTCTGTACGTGGCTGCTGATGGGCTACTTCATGTCCGTCCCCATCGAGCTGGAGGAGGCGGGGCTGGTCGACGGCTGCAGTCGTCTGGGCGTGCTCTTCCGCATCGTGTTTCCGGTCACGCTACCCGCCCTCGCCGTCGTCGCCTTCTTCTCCTTCACGCTCTCCTGGAACGAGTACCTGTACGCCTCGGTCTTCGTCAGTAACGTGAACGTGCGGACGATCCCGACCGGTATCCCGAGCTTCATCGTGGAGGACGTCTTCTTCTGGGGTCCGATGATGGCCTCCACCCTGCTGAGCGCCATCCCACCCCTGGTCGTCTACTTCGTCTTCCAGCGACTCCTCATCGCCGGGTTGACCACCGGCGCCATCAAGGCATAG
- the rpsU gene encoding 30S ribosomal protein S21, producing the protein MTKVIVEPDESFESALKRFKKQCEKAGLLSELKKRQHYEKPSVRRKRKALAARKKAKRRERYSD; encoded by the coding sequence TTGACGAAGGTCATCGTAGAACCAGACGAGTCCTTCGAGAGCGCGCTCAAACGCTTCAAGAAGCAGTGCGAGAAGGCCGGCCTTCTCTCCGAGCTCAAGAAGCGCCAGCACTACGAGAAGCCCAGCGTTCGGCGGAAGCGCAAGGCGCTGGCGGCACGCAAGAAAGCCAAGCGGCGGGAGCGATACTCGGACTGA